In Pseudomonas putida, a genomic segment contains:
- a CDS encoding head-tail connector protein, translating to MLDLATVKMHLRVDGDEEDALIGGYVAAAKSHVEQHCDRKLVETDPIEPEEMGLTGDVEQAVLLLVGHWYANREAVAVGTIATAMPLAVERLLWYRKRF from the coding sequence ATGCTCGACCTGGCCACCGTGAAGATGCACTTGCGGGTCGACGGCGACGAGGAAGACGCCTTGATCGGTGGCTACGTCGCAGCGGCCAAGTCCCATGTCGAGCAGCACTGCGACCGCAAGCTGGTAGAGACCGACCCGATTGAGCCCGAGGAGATGGGGTTGACCGGCGATGTCGAGCAGGCCGTCCTGCTGCTGGTCGGCCACTGGTACGCCAACCGTGAGGCTGTGGCGGTCGGCACCATCGCTACAGCAATGCCGCTCGCTGTCGAGCGGCTGCTCTGGTACAGGAAGCGCTTCTGA
- a CDS encoding HK97-gp10 family putative phage morphogenesis protein, producing MARRSSIRGDIRLRRTLRNIHKTMDNELQPAMVQAANRILETQRQLIPKDTGAAAAALKVYVSPSGLDAQIGIRGKRDNRRFFYLRFIEYGTKGYVGGKRAGDRNRRATNKSDGTHFFGKYPDIPARPAHPWLRPSMQVNREYVMADIEAAVRRTLRKASQGVGNA from the coding sequence ATGGCGCGGCGCTCCAGCATTCGCGGTGATATCCGGCTGCGCCGGACGCTGCGCAACATCCACAAGACGATGGACAACGAGCTGCAGCCGGCGATGGTGCAGGCGGCGAACCGCATCCTAGAGACCCAGCGGCAGCTGATACCCAAGGACACCGGGGCGGCGGCGGCGGCTTTGAAAGTGTACGTCTCACCGAGCGGCCTGGACGCCCAGATCGGCATACGCGGTAAGCGCGACAACAGAAGGTTCTTCTACCTGCGCTTCATCGAGTACGGAACCAAGGGCTACGTCGGCGGCAAGCGCGCCGGGGATCGCAACCGCAGGGCCACGAACAAGAGCGACGGCACGCACTTCTTCGGCAAGTACCCCGATATCCCGGCCAGGCCAGCCCACCCCTGGCTGCGCCCATCGATGCAGGTCAACCGGGAATATGTGATGGCTGATATCGAGGCGGCAGTTCGGCGCACGCTGCGCAAGGCAAGCCAGGGGGTGGGAAATGCCTGA
- a CDS encoding phage head closure protein has translation MRAGPMRHRGLLSKPERAQNETGGFDEVWVEVGKVWAEITMPTGRVSAVAEQLEAVVSAEIRIRPRPDVQSGWRFTEISTGTAYKIEAPLLNNERDMLRLLCSSVPNP, from the coding sequence ATGAGAGCCGGACCAATGCGCCATCGAGGCTTACTCAGCAAGCCCGAGCGCGCTCAAAACGAAACCGGTGGCTTCGACGAGGTCTGGGTTGAGGTCGGCAAGGTCTGGGCAGAAATCACAATGCCTACCGGTCGCGTATCGGCGGTTGCCGAGCAATTGGAAGCTGTTGTGAGTGCGGAGATCCGCATCAGGCCGAGGCCAGACGTTCAGTCCGGTTGGCGCTTCACTGAAATCAGCACCGGTACGGCTTACAAGATCGAGGCTCCGTTGCTCAACAACGAACGGGACATGCTGCGGCTGCTGTGCTCCAGCGTCCCCAACCCATGA
- a CDS encoding DUF3168 domain-containing protein: MPDPSVALQNAIFARLKAEVSCPVYDGAGLNTPKPYVSIDREISVNTSPIAGRKREQRLFYLSVWSDAAGQAEVKRINGEVIAALDERRLPLEVGRAVSVRVEQSDAQRDADGITYQGSITVRVITTH, from the coding sequence ATGCCTGATCCTTCGGTAGCACTGCAGAATGCAATTTTCGCCAGGCTGAAAGCCGAGGTCAGCTGCCCAGTCTATGACGGTGCCGGCCTGAACACGCCGAAGCCCTACGTTTCTATCGACCGCGAGATCTCGGTGAACACCAGCCCCATAGCGGGCCGGAAGCGGGAACAACGCCTGTTCTACCTGTCCGTCTGGTCCGACGCCGCCGGCCAGGCCGAGGTCAAGCGCATCAACGGCGAGGTCATCGCCGCTCTGGATGAGCGCCGGTTGCCGCTGGAAGTTGGCCGCGCCGTCTCCGTTCGGGTCGAGCAGTCCGACGCCCAGCGCGACGCCGACGGCATCACTTACCAGGGCTCGATCACGGTTCGCGTGATCACCACCCACTGA